CCACGGCCTCTCCACGTTTCAACCGATTTGGGATGGAGTTCTCACCTGTTCCGATGGAAGTTGCGGCTGTAACGATTTTTTTCTTGGTAAAAAGCGCTATCTGTGGAATGAGTTCAAGATATGCTGCTGTAAAGGTGCCCGAGGTCATGACCTTGAAGTCATGGGTGATGGTATTCATGATGATCCTAATCCTTTCACTTAAAGTCTTTATCCGTGAATTGCGATTGTCAGTCGCATGTCTTTTATTATCCCCGATTTCTGCGGGTAATCAACATGAAACAAAAATACAAAAAAATCTTGCTAAGTAACTATAATTATTATATGTGCTAAGATATTCTGAATCAGCAGATCCAAGGGTCACGTCCAAACGCTGGCGTCAGTTAACCCAAAGGATTTTTCGGTCATACCAACAAATCCTTTGCTTATAGCCTGTTGGTAAAATATTTTCTATACCATTAAGCTTATTTTTTGCGAATCATCTTTTTCAAAAAATAAAACATGATGCCCTTTCTTCACGAAACTAAAAAAAAATATTGCACGCCGGTCACCTTGTGTAACGGAAAAATAAAATGGCAGATACCGATGATAGAAAATTAAAGGCTGAAATTGACGAAATCATTAAAAAGGTCAATACGATCATCAAAAATATCGATGAACTTAGTCCTGCCAAAAAGGAAGATGTGGAACAAACCAAAGATGAATAAATTCAGTCATCTTAATTTTCAGCAATAATCCCTCTTGACCAATGGGTATTTATATTATATATTAAAAAATCAGTTAGTTGCAAATAACATTTATTTTTTTACAAATTTTCAAACAAAAATAGTCCTTGAAACGCCGGTAGTCAAACTGGACCGGGCACTACTGGAAACACTTTGACCTTAGTGAAAACAAATCATCGACAACAATTCAACGTAAATGGGCAAGGTCGACTCGTTACCACTGCAAGTGGAAATGTCCTTTGAGGAGGCGTTATGGCATTAACTAAAAATGATATTGTTAAAAAGGTACACGAACTGGGATTTACGAAGAAAAAATCTGTCGAGCTAATCGAAACCCTGCTTGAAATTATCAAAGGGAAATTGCAAAAGGGCGATGATGTGTTAATCTCAGGATTTGGAAAATTCTGCGTGAAAGATAAAAACAAACGCCGGGGACGAAATCCTGCTACCGGATCAGACCTGATTCTGCGCGAACGAAAAGTTGTTACATTTAAGTGCTCCGGAAAACTAAGGAACAAAATCAATAGAGCATTTTAGATCTTTTCGCAGTATCCGTTCTGCGTCTGATCTTATATACAACATTCTCCAATGCGGACTCCGGATGGATTCAATTCATACCGAAATGAAAGGCGCTGGGCAAAATTGCCTTTCATTTCCGATGAAGCATTCTCATTCAATGCATTTTCAAATCGCTGTAAACACTTTTCGACAATATTATCGACAACCGATCTTGTTGGCTACGACGGATTGACAGCTTCCTGCCATTAGACCTGACCCATGACCCTGAATCAATTTCCAGACGCCGAAATGAAGGATCAGGGCTTCCGTCATCTTCAGACTTAAGCCGACCTCCCTGGGTCGTTCCCATCGTACCACCCATCGACACAAGGTTCCGTGTGATCATCACTGGGTTGACCCTGAACGCCTTTGGTCCATCAACCCGTTCAGCCTCAATTTTTCCTTGACATGAAATGGGTTTCACTGCACCTTTATAGCGGTTGTCAAAAAAACGTTCCGTTATCCCAACGTTTTTTTCTACAACCGCTTATACCGCAATTCATTGTTTCGGAACTTTATTATGTAAAGCGGTATAAGTTAGGTATTTAAAGATTACGCCACAGTCCCGCTGCGGTGGGTAGGGGAAAGCCATAGATGACGCGGCCTAAACCCCGTTGTTGCAAGTGCAGGCAAACCGTTATCAGGTTTCTGAGTAAATGCGCCGGGACTCCCACGCAATTCCTTAACAAAGGAGGAGCGCATGTCGATCTTTACATTAGCTGACGGCCTTTACCAGGGTGTATGCCCATTAGCTGAAGGTGAATTGGGTGAACTTCTGTCCCGATCTAAAACCGAAATCGTGGTCGGGCATCCAACCTTTCAGAATGCCGACAATATCGGCAAGGAACTTGCCGGTGGGTTAAAGGCTGTCGCCGAAATTTATCCGGGCAGGAAGGTCGCCTTTATCGTGTCGGATGGAACCTGCCGGATGGATTCGCCCGATAATTCGACCCTTGCGGCCGCACTGGAAGCCTCAGCGGAAACTTTCCGGCAGTTAGGCCCTTCCCTTTCAAAAAATCTACTGGTAGCGGCCGTCCCCTATGATGGATACAAAAACGACCGCACCCCGGGTAAGGGCAGCGCCCTGAAACTCATCTTTGATGAGGTCGGGGGGTGTCCGACCATGACAAAACTGATCCTGCTGGACGGCGACTTGCGAAACGATCTGAAGCCATGGTTTGCAGTGTTTGGGCAGATCCAAACACTGCATCAAACCGATAACAAAAACAAAGAATTCTTTATTACGGCCCGTTATGCCCGCCATTTTGTCGACGCATCTCTTACCCGATTTGTGGTGGGACCCCTGACAACGCTCATGGGTAAATACGTACCCGGGGGAATTTCCGGAGACATTGTCCTATCGGCCGGGGCTGTGCGGCATGAACGCAATGCGGAATGGGATGAACACCGGCGCCGCTACGGGACCGATATTGCAACGACATTTGACAATATCGCCGATCCCGATGTTATCATCTATGAAGCCTACCTGGGCGCTAAGTTGCATGACATCACCGACGACGCCAAACTGTCCGTTATGCCCGGTGAGGTTATCGGTGCGGCACTTGGCAGAATGATGCACTACGAAAAAAAAGACGGGCGACTGATGCGCATACTGAAGGATGACTTCCCCGTCAAGCGCCCGACAACATGGGGGGCGGACCAAACCGGTATTGCATTTATTGACCCGGGCTTTACGAATGTATTTAATGTCGATATCAAGCGAAATGTATTGATTGAAAGGTTCAACCAGTTTAAAGCGCCCATGAAAAAAGTGCTGCTGCCCGGCACCTTTGCATCCATCGAAAAATCGCATTCCCGTCTGGCCGGCATGCCGGCACGAGATACCGATTCCTTTGAATTTTTGGGAGTAACGCGCCGCCTGTGGATCGACATACTGTATCAGAGCATTGCCTATCTGCTTTCAAAGCAAGATACGGAAACGATAAAGCTTTGCCTCAACTATTTATATACTGCGGCATTTCTTGAATTTTGCCGGGAAAAAATTTTGCAACTGGGGGCCTTAACTTTCGGGGATGTCAGAAGGATGCAACCGTCAATGGGAGTCCCCCCTGAAAAGGCGCAGGAATTCTATCACCATGAAGTCGACCGAGTGGTGGAAAAGATGGCCATGGAATTTTATGACGGCCGTCGAAAAATCTTGGAATATTTAGATCTCCGGACTTCTTAATCTGTTCGAGAGGAGCATTAAATGAAGTTGCGCGTCCTGATTGTATCCAACCAGGTTAGGGGAATCGACGGAACCGGCGGCCTGGGGGATGTGGCCACGGCCCTTGCCAAAGCGCTTGCCGCAAAGGAAGACATGGATGTGCGGGTTTTAATGCCGGGATATAAAACCGTCTCAGGCACAGGTGTCGAAAACAGATTCGATTCGGTTATTGCCACAGAGATACCGATTCCGCTTGGCGGTCAATTGCGACGTGCCCACGTCTGTCATTATTTTCTTCCGATATCAAACAACGATGAACCCCGGGTCCCTTGTTATCTGCTTTGTATGGACGCGTTTGACAAGGCAACCGATTCTCCTGAACAGGCGATCCTGTTAGGCAGAGGCGCCATTGAATTTTTAAGGACATTTGATAAATTTCACCCTGATATTATTCACTGCAATGACTGGCACACCGGCTTAATCCCGGTATACCTGAACACCCTTTATCGCAGCGATCCCTATCTTGGGCGAATTGCGACACTTTACACGACCCATAATGCCGGTTATTTCTATCAGGGCGCCTTTCCCGACGACACCTTTACCGAACCGACCGATAGGCTCCTTTTTCAGGCAGGCTTCGATAAAAGCCTCTTTCAGCCCTTGCAGACCCGGTCGTTGGAACACCAGAACCGTTTAAACTTTACCAAGGGCGGTTTGGGATTTGCCGACCTGATTAACACCGTCAGCATCACTTATTCCCATGAAATCCGGACACCGGCGTTCGGCGGCGGGTTCGACCATCTGCTCCAGGAAAGATCCCGTCACTTATGCGGCATTGTCAATGGAATTGACACTGCTGAATGGAATCCTAAAAACGAACCGACCATCGCACCCTACAATTTTTCAAAATCCGATCCGATTGATTCGGTTATAAAACAAAAACGGCTGATTCGAAAATTACTGAAAAGCTGGCAAAAAGAAGGCCTCAACCCATTTGCAGAAATCAAAGACGCATCCCTGATAATGGCATTCATCGGGCGGATAACGGATCAAAAAGCGGCCATTCTCATGCCGATACTGGAAAAACTATGCGGATGGGATAATATTCAAATCGCCATCCTGGGTTCGGCCCATCCCCAAGATTCCACGGGCAGGCGGTATGCCGCCGAAATACGAGACCTTTCGGAAGCGAATAAAAACAGCCTCTTTTTCTGGGAAGGGTTTGAAACCGGCCTGTCCCATCTGATTTATGCCGCCGCAGACTTGTTTCTGATGCCAAGCGTCTATGAACCCTGCGGGCTGGCCCAAATGATCAGCATGCGTTATGGCACCCTTCCCATTGTCCGTTTTGTCGGCGGGATCGTGGATACCGTCACCGATGAGCAGGCAGGTGCAAAGGCGAACGGATTCGGTTTTAAAGAAGCGGTTGCCGATAGCTTTGCCATGGCCGATATCCTGCCGGCAGCCGAGCTGCTCTCCGAAACGCTCAGGCGCGCCATTGGTCTATTCAGAAATGATCCCCAGCGCTGGCAGGAACTCATCCGGAATGCAATGGCAATGGATGTTTCCTGGACCATACCTGCCGGCCAGTATCTAAAAATTTACCAGGCGGCAATCCGGTCAAGAGTCCGCTCCCATTTTTTATCGTCATAGAGATCCTTCCATAGATTTATATAATCCTTAAAATAAATCTGTTTATTCCTTTTGTTTGCAGGATGCAATTGAGTATGATAAAAGAAGTTTTTTTGTTTTAGACCCAATCGAATTTTGATACATTTTTTGTTTCACCATTGGACGCCTTTCCGAGTGAAATGAAGATCCCGTTAGCGGGGGAAGCTGGGGCAGCCTCATCTTTCGCTCAATTCGGGCAACAAATTAATTTTTAATACTGTCATGGGAGCGTTTCATGCACGCAATTATTACCGCCGTCGGACACTATGTGCCGGATAAAAGACTGACCAATAAGGATCTGGAACAGATGGTCGACACCAACGACGAATGGATCAGGACGCGGACCGGAATTCGCGAAAGAAGAATTCTTGAAAAAGACAAGGGGACTTCCTATATGGCGGTTGAATCCGCCAAAATGGTTCTGGCGCAGCGAAAAATATCTGCCGCAGACCTTGACCTGATAATCGTCGCCACAACAACACCCGATATGACGGTGCCGCCGACAGCCGCACTTGTCCAAAAGGAACTAGGCGCCGTTAATTGCTGGGGATTTGATTTAAACGGCGCCTGTTCGGGTTTTCTGTTTGCCCTGGCAACCGGTGCGCAATTTATCGAATCCGGCCGGCATCGAAAAGTTCTGGTGATCGGCGCCGATAAAATGAGCGCTATTATTGATTATCAGGATCGCAACACCTGCATTTTATTCGGCGACGCCGGCGGCGCCGTGCTGCTGGAGCCGACCCCGGAAAAAGATTTGGGTATAAAAGATTTTACGCTGCATCTGGATGGTTCCGGCGCTGACTTTCTTCGCATTGCCGCCGGCGGAAGTCTGGTTCCAACGACCCATGAAACCGTAGAGAACAGAATGCACTACCTGTATCAGGACGGCAAAACAGTTTTTAAATTCGCCGTTAACGGCATGACCGATGTGGTTGCAAGAATATTGAAAAAAAACAACCTCAACGGCAGCGACATTAAACTCTTTATCCCCCATCAGGCCAATTATAGAATCATCGACGCCGTGGCCAAAAAGATCGGACTGCGACCCGACCAGGTGATGCTGAACATCGAAAAATACGGCAATACCACCGCGGCAACCATACCGCTGGCCATGTCGGAAGCATATCAGCAGCAATTGATGCGAAAGGGCGACTGGATCGTCATCGCGGCGTTCGGGGCGGGATTTACCTGGGGAAGTTTACTGCTCAAGTGGGCTATTGACTGATTATAAAGGTGTCGTCGGGGATCGGGGGGCGGGTTTTTACTTGTTACAATTACCTCCCAGGGGCAATTTTAATCGCACGATGGTATTCGTAAGCCATACCCGCTCCTACGTGAACAGGTGCCATTGAATTCTCTGAAAATACTTTGGATTCAGATATGATAATGATCAGGCATTATCACAAACGCCCCAAGATTGAACCGCCCATTCGTATCCATCCAAAGGAATGTGTCAATCACCATCAAAGCAATATCAGGGTCATCCGTGAGACATATACGTTTTGCCGTGCATTTGGTGAGAGAATACGCCCTGCCCGTCTCGGAGGTTCTGCCGGTTCGAAGATGTTTCTGATGAGCCGATTCCATTATGTTTAATTTCTGATCCCGTAGGAGCAACCTCCGGTTGCGAATATTACCCGGAGGCGAAAATCCCGATCACTTTATTTTTCGCAAGCAAAGCTTGCTCCTACACCATATCGTGATTTACCTTCCCGTAGGAGCAACCTCTGGTTGCGAATTCCATCCGATAGCGAAATATTCCCAATCGCGAGCGAAGCTCGCTCCTACAAAAATACACGATTCATCGCCCTGCGGCAGATTGCCCCAGGTCTTCATCGGAAAAAAGCTCCTTGTGAGAATCAAAGGGTATGGTGAAAATTCGGATGGGCATTGGATAGTAATTGCTTTTCAATCGTATTAAAAAATCTCCCCTATCCCCTCTTTTACAAAGAGGGGGATTATGCCTCCCTATGTCAAAGGGAGGCCGGGAGGGATTTTTATTTCTTGTCGTTATTATTAAATTGTAAGAAATTAGGTCGATACGGCAATTATGTTGTTCAAAAAACTGCGAAAAAGATCCCGGCCATTCTGACAAGTTGCACTGCCGGAGATTTCGCTGGGCCATCCGGTCCCAACTACCAGCACCGGCAGTGCGGTTTGTTTTTGCCCTGGAATTCCAGGGACGGGATTTCGTCCGGGTCAGTGGGCAGGCCTCCGCCATTTCCCTGTGAGCTGGAAGCAAGACAAGCCGGAAACCGTTGTTCCTGTTGCGATTACCGGGATTGTTCCTGTTGCGATTGGCGGAGCGGCAGTTCCTGGCCTTGTTGTTCCAGCTGCCGCCCCGAAGCACACGGTTCGAGCTTCAGGACGAAACCCCAAAACGTATCATTACATTCCGCCTAAAATCAGCGGCATTTGCCATCTGTGTAAACTCAATCAAAGGCTCCATGTGACGCGTAAGCATGTTGATGGACCATCTGCCGGTTTTGAAATTTTCTTCATACAATCGAAATTTGCGAATAAACCGCCGCTTGCTTAAAGGAGACAGCCGGATCCTTTGTGGAAACACCCTGAGCCCGAGGAAAGGGATGCCGTTTGAGCTTCGGTTTAGCTGAGTGGTCGATTTTAGGTCTAATTTTAGGTTTTCTTTTAGAAAACTTTGAATCTGCCGCAGTTCATTTTTCAAAGAGGCTTTATCTTCTTTGAACAGGATAAAATCATCCATATACCGAATGTATCCGTGAACTCTGCGAACTTCCTTAATCCAGTGATCAAATCCGGAAAGGTAAAAATTGGCCAGATGCTGGGAAATCAGGTTGCCGATCGGCAGCCCCTTGTCTGCTTCTGTTTGATAAGTTTTGATAATTTGGCCAAACAGCAAAAGTAGTGTTTTGTCCTTGAATCGGTGCGCAAGGAATTGCATGAGGATCCTGTGGTCAATTGAATCGAAATACTTGCGGATATCCAGTTTCAAAAACCAAAGGTAGCGCCCCGCAAACTCCTGGGATCTTAAAACAGCCTTTTGCGCCCCTTTGCCTTTCCGACAAGCGTATGAATCGTAAATCGCATACGTGTCCAAAACCGGCTCACACACATTCATGATTGCGTGGTGAAGAACACGCTCCTCAAAGGCCGCTGCACAGATCAGGCGCTTTTTAGGGTCGTAAACATGGAAAAAGCGATACTTGCCGACATCCAGCAACTGATGCTTTATTTGATCATAAAGCCTTCTGATGTTGTTTTCAAAATCAGATTTAAAACTGACAATCTCTTTACGGTTGTGCTTACCCCTTGCAGCCTTTAAAAAAGCCAAACGAATATTGTCCGGTTCAGCGATCAACGGGTATAGTCGGCCAGCGCGTCTCACTCAGACCCCCCGTCGTCCGAACCGCTTGCCTGCTTTACGATTTTAACGACAGCTTCTCCATACTTTCGAACCCGGGCTTCCCCCACGCCCTCAAGCTTCTGGAGATCTGCAAGGGTTGCAATCTTTTTTTCGGAAATGGCCGCCAGTTGTTCGTTGTTAAAAATGGTATATACCGGCACGGCTTCATTAGCCGCCATTCCCTTTCGCCACTCCCTTAAGCGGACAAACAGCGCAAAATCTTCGGGAGAGAGCACTTCCTTGTAGTCGATCTGGTTTCTTTTTTTTACACCCTTGCCGGATTCCTGCTCAGGGCTGCCGCCAAGATATTCCACCGCCAGACACCAAAAAGAGTTATCGCCCTGGTCCACAAACTCTCGATGTACGGTCAGAACCCTTGCGGAGCGCAAAAAGCGATTCAAATCCGATTCGGCTTCCTTAAAGCTTTTTAGCGGAATTATAAAAAATTTAAACTGAGTGGACATGTTAAAAAGGCTGACTAAACTCATGAATTTTGAATTAGGAATGAAATTCCAAGGGCACCCTGATCAAAGGTATTATTAACCCGGCAACCCACCCCTCCACGCGCCATCGCCCCGCAGCAGACGGCAACAGGCCTGCTCCGCAACGGCCTGTGCCCGTCTGCTGCGCTCGATTCCGCGCTCCGCTGCTTGCCCGGCTCACTGACCTGGAAGCAAGACAAGCCGGAAACCGCCGCTCCTGCGGCGATCACCGGGATTGAGCCAGAAGCGAATGGCGGAGCGGCAGTATCCAGGCCCCGTCGTCCCAGCTGCCGCCCCGAAGCACACGGGACGAGCCGCTTGATTGTCCGCTATGATCGGTAACCGAACCCGAGGAATAGTCGCCGTACCAGTCCTGGCACCATTCCCAGACATTGC
This genomic stretch from Desulfobacterales bacterium harbors:
- a CDS encoding integration host factor subunit alpha, whose translation is MALTKNDIVKKVHELGFTKKKSVELIETLLEIIKGKLQKGDDVLISGFGKFCVKDKNKRRGRNPATGSDLILRERKVVTFKCSGKLRNKINRAF
- a CDS encoding glycogen/starch synthase, producing MKLRVLIVSNQVRGIDGTGGLGDVATALAKALAAKEDMDVRVLMPGYKTVSGTGVENRFDSVIATEIPIPLGGQLRRAHVCHYFLPISNNDEPRVPCYLLCMDAFDKATDSPEQAILLGRGAIEFLRTFDKFHPDIIHCNDWHTGLIPVYLNTLYRSDPYLGRIATLYTTHNAGYFYQGAFPDDTFTEPTDRLLFQAGFDKSLFQPLQTRSLEHQNRLNFTKGGLGFADLINTVSITYSHEIRTPAFGGGFDHLLQERSRHLCGIVNGIDTAEWNPKNEPTIAPYNFSKSDPIDSVIKQKRLIRKLLKSWQKEGLNPFAEIKDASLIMAFIGRITDQKAAILMPILEKLCGWDNIQIAILGSAHPQDSTGRRYAAEIRDLSEANKNSLFFWEGFETGLSHLIYAAADLFLMPSVYEPCGLAQMISMRYGTLPIVRFVGGIVDTVTDEQAGAKANGFGFKEAVADSFAMADILPAAELLSETLRRAIGLFRNDPQRWQELIRNAMAMDVSWTIPAGQYLKIYQAAIRSRVRSHFLSS
- a CDS encoding ketoacyl-ACP synthase III, which encodes MHAIITAVGHYVPDKRLTNKDLEQMVDTNDEWIRTRTGIRERRILEKDKGTSYMAVESAKMVLAQRKISAADLDLIIVATTTPDMTVPPTAALVQKELGAVNCWGFDLNGACSGFLFALATGAQFIESGRHRKVLVIGADKMSAIIDYQDRNTCILFGDAGGAVLLEPTPEKDLGIKDFTLHLDGSGADFLRIAAGGSLVPTTHETVENRMHYLYQDGKTVFKFAVNGMTDVVARILKKNNLNGSDIKLFIPHQANYRIIDAVAKKIGLRPDQVMLNIEKYGNTTAATIPLAMSEAYQQQLMRKGDWIVIAAFGAGFTWGSLLLKWAID
- a CDS encoding reverse transcriptase/maturase family protein, giving the protein MRRAGRLYPLIAEPDNIRLAFLKAARGKHNRKEIVSFKSDFENNIRRLYDQIKHQLLDVGKYRFFHVYDPKKRLICAAAFEERVLHHAIMNVCEPVLDTYAIYDSYACRKGKGAQKAVLRSQEFAGRYLWFLKLDIRKYFDSIDHRILMQFLAHRFKDKTLLLLFGQIIKTYQTEADKGLPIGNLISQHLANFYLSGFDHWIKEVRRVHGYIRYMDDFILFKEDKASLKNELRQIQSFLKENLKLDLKSTTQLNRSSNGIPFLGLRVFPQRIRLSPLSKRRFIRKFRLYEENFKTGRWSINMLTRHMEPLIEFTQMANAADFRRNVMIRFGVSS
- a CDS encoding HRDC domain-containing protein gives rise to the protein MNRFLRSARVLTVHREFVDQGDNSFWCLAVEYLGGSPEQESGKGVKKRNQIDYKEVLSPEDFALFVRLREWRKGMAANEAVPVYTIFNNEQLAAISEKKIATLADLQKLEGVGEARVRKYGEAVVKIVKQASGSDDGGSE